The Candidatus Peregrinibacteria bacterium region CCAAAGTATCAGAAGAAAAAATCTATGCAGTACAAGAAAAACTCAACGACAGACCAAGAAAATCACTTCGATATCGTACTCCAAATGAAGTCATTTCTGATCTCCTCTAGGGGTGGTGCTTATAATCCTTGAATTTTCCAGAACTTAAATTCACTTTTTAAATCAAAAAATATGTGTGATAATGACCGACTAAATTTTTCTTATGGAATCTGAAAGAAGACCAACTGCTGGGAAAAATGACGGACATGATCCTGAAAGAAGGGGATATCTTCTCGCTGCGGTTGCCGGCATTGCTACATTTTTTGCTGCGAAAATTGCAGAGTATGTTCCTCAACCTCAAGCGCAGAAAATTCATGATGAGAATGAAGATCAGAGCGAAGAGTATAAGCTGGCGCAAGATTCACCTTTGCAGTTCACCGAAGGAGAAAGAGGAGTTCCGAGTGGACCTCTCAGCGCTGGTGAGCTCACCAAGTGGAAAATCGAAGGATTCCAAAAAATATTCGCCGAAATTGGCGGGCTCGAGATAGTTTTTGTCGATCAGAATGGAAGGCTTATTGAAACACCAAAAATTCCAATGGAGCCACATCTTTTTCCGGCGGACTTGAAAAAAGCATTTGAAGAAAATGGAATTGCATTTGAAGAATCTGATATTCCCGAATGGCCGGTGTCGCTTTCTCATGCCGGAAACATACTCGAGAAGCTTCCCAAAGGGCAGCGTGCATCTGCTGTTACCGAATTTTTTGTCCAGAGAACAGTCGTCAAAGATCAAAAATATATACCACAAATCCCTCAAGAAATTATGGCTATTATTTTTGAACCAAACTCTCACAAATTTATTCCGCGAACCGATGAAGACCTAAACTCTCTTATGCTACGACATAGTGTGGCAAGAAAATTACAAGATGTAATTCGAAAGCTTTGGTATAAAAATGTACCTGATCAAGAATTTTCTCAAAAATTTCTTGACGCATATAGACGGCACATAGGAGAAATGTATCCTTCAGTTCATGTAAAAACAGGAGATGAAGGAGGAGTCAGTTATCCAAGGCAGTATAACACCTTATGTTTCCTTCGGAAATATTCTCCAGATGACAGAGCTAAAACATTTTTTGATGTAGCGTATGAGAATTATCAAAAAGCAGAAATCGATACAGCAGGAAAATATTCAGAAAAAAGAACAAAAATGTCGCGTCTCAGTTGGGCGAGAAAAATATTTGCAGAAAAATCACAATTTCCCGAAGGTCTTCAGAAAATTATTGTACAGGGGGTTCCGCTCCTAGAAACAGGTGGAGGAGAAAATGAAACCAGTCCTGCTGGGGCAAGAGGAGGATGGCAACTTGTAAAAAAAACAGCACAAAGATATGGATTGGTTGTTGCAAAAAAAAATGATGAACGTACAAATTTTCTCAGAGCAAGTGAAGGCGCAGCTGGATATTTTGAGTATCTGTATAATATTCTGAAAGCAAATAAAAACCTCCAAGCTATCCAACAAGAATTTCAGGTACCTGATGAAGACTTTCTCTATCCATGTGTTCTGAGTGGATACCATGTGGGGGAGAACATTATTCAAAAAGTATTACAGTGGTTCCGAAAAAAATATGTGGATGACAAAAAAAATGCAGAAAAAATTAAACAGCAAATTGTGAAAGAGGAAGGGAAAGGGTATGGAAGAGATATTTATATGTATATGACAGCAGTAGCGGCAACTACAAATGATGATCATGCTGAGTATGGGTCATTGTCATCAGACTATGCTCAAAAAGCCATAGCGCTCAGTGAGCTTCTCGAAAAAAAAGAGAACGGAGCGAGGCTTACAAGCGACGAAACATATGCTGCCCCGCGCGGATCTGTTGCAGAAGAAGAGGAAACTCCTCTAGGGATTGCAGAGGATACGCGTGCCTGCATTCAGGGAACTCTTACTGGTGCAGTCGCAGGAAGTACCGCGCTCATTGCAGCAAATCTTCTTCGCCACGTTCAGCAAAATACACTACAAACAAAAAGAGAACATTTAGAAACATGGGGATGGAGCGCTTTTAGTACGATTTTGGTGAGAATTTGGTCACGGCTTTCTCCTACCGTTAAACCCGATGAAGAAACCTCATCAGAAATACCTGCAGAAACTCCGGAGCTTTTTCCTCAAGGGAAGTACATTCACAGTGATGATTTTGGAAAGCGATTAAAAATAGATGCGGAACAAAACAGATTTCCCCTCCCTGTAGAGAAATGGCCTGGAGCAAGACGTTATCCAAGAAGGGGACAACCAGAATTCTTGAAATGGTTACAAACCAGTGAAGGAAGAATCGCCCAAAAAATTGAGAATCATGTTGAACTCGAGCGTCTCATAGCGCAAAAGAAGTTGATACCCATTCTGGAGCAGGG contains the following coding sequences:
- a CDS encoding IS30 family transposase — its product is KVSEEKIYAVQEKLNDRPRKSLRYRTPNEVISDLL
- a CDS encoding transglycosylase SLT domain-containing protein; this translates as MESERRPTAGKNDGHDPERRGYLLAAVAGIATFFAAKIAEYVPQPQAQKIHDENEDQSEEYKLAQDSPLQFTEGERGVPSGPLSAGELTKWKIEGFQKIFAEIGGLEIVFVDQNGRLIETPKIPMEPHLFPADLKKAFEENGIAFEESDIPEWPVSLSHAGNILEKLPKGQRASAVTEFFVQRTVVKDQKYIPQIPQEIMAIIFEPNSHKFIPRTDEDLNSLMLRHSVARKLQDVIRKLWYKNVPDQEFSQKFLDAYRRHIGEMYPSVHVKTGDEGGVSYPRQYNTLCFLRKYSPDDRAKTFFDVAYENYQKAEIDTAGKYSEKRTKMSRLSWARKIFAEKSQFPEGLQKIIVQGVPLLETGGGENETSPAGARGGWQLVKKTAQRYGLVVAKKNDERTNFLRASEGAAGYFEYLYNILKANKNLQAIQQEFQVPDEDFLYPCVLSGYHVGENIIQKVLQWFRKKYVDDKKNAEKIKQQIVKEEGKGYGRDIYMYMTAVAATTNDDHAEYGSLSSDYAQKAIALSELLEKKENGARLTSDETYAAPRGSVAEEEETPLGIAEDTRACIQGTLTGAVAGSTALIAANLLRHVQQNTLQTKREHLETWGWSAFSTILVRIWSRLSPTVKPDEETSSEIPAETPELFPQGKYIHSDDFGKRLKIDAEQNRFPLPVEKWPGARRYPRRGQPEFLKWLQTSEGRIAQKIENHVELERLIAQKKLIPILEQGKYVRLRDCGGKKAKEEQKGNNNPDMNNHPDYVVTCPQVAKLLREISIDFNEQLHAMGLPEKFSVRIVVGSLTRDAEYQKKVNSSTTNSAHSYGIGVDLAMERFDIINTETGEFYDLAGDPFEANRNSDPQRTLRDVNKSLHDIVGACFQHVLGGVLLEKQKSEDLLFYVHSNHFHFSARDLTSSVSSQDLKGILTEE